In Janibacter alkaliphilus, the following proteins share a genomic window:
- a CDS encoding winged helix-turn-helix domain-containing protein: protein MSRPGPPSDESWRLLSHPMRSRIVAHLRVSGSSSASALARALVTTSGVTSYHLRALERAGLVTDTGTGDGRTRVWAMSEDEAVTDDLTVTHLDPEEAADDLYLDHDLVDHAAQRAHAWVDGAAGWPQVWQEGCGLTDHLVLVDDEQLVALTAELEAVLSRYRRIGAGTPGARRVAAYTLLTPLDPLTRVRPTG, encoded by the coding sequence ATGTCCCGCCCCGGCCCCCCGTCCGACGAGAGCTGGCGGCTGCTCTCGCACCCGATGCGCTCCCGGATCGTCGCCCACCTGCGGGTGAGCGGCTCGTCCTCGGCGAGCGCCCTGGCCCGCGCACTGGTCACCACGAGCGGCGTGACGAGCTATCACCTGCGCGCGCTCGAGCGGGCCGGGCTGGTCACCGACACCGGCACGGGCGACGGCCGGACCCGGGTGTGGGCGATGAGCGAGGACGAGGCCGTCACGGACGACCTCACGGTCACCCACCTCGACCCGGAGGAGGCGGCCGACGACCTCTACCTCGACCACGACCTCGTCGACCACGCTGCCCAGCGGGCGCACGCCTGGGTCGACGGTGCCGCCGGGTGGCCGCAGGTGTGGCAGGAGGGCTGCGGCCTGACCGATCACCTCGTGCTCGTCGACGACGAGCAGCTGGTGGCCCTGACCGCCGAGCTCGAGGCGGTGCTCTCCCGCTACCGGCGGATCGGCGCCGGCACCCCGGGGGCACGCCGGGTGGCCGCCTACACCCTGCTCACCCCGCTGGACCCGCTGACCCGGGTGCGCCCGACCGGCTGA
- the rplM gene encoding 50S ribosomal protein L13: MRTYSPKAGDITRQWHVIDATDVVLGRLASQTAQLLRGKHKATFAPHVDGGDFVIIINADKVALTGAKLEQKRAYRHSGHPGGLKSTSYTQLLEENPEKAIEKAVRGMLPKTSLGRQQLGKLKVYTGPEHPHAAQQPTPYTISQVAQ; the protein is encoded by the coding sequence GTGCGCACCTACTCCCCGAAGGCGGGCGACATCACCCGTCAGTGGCACGTCATCGACGCCACCGACGTCGTGCTCGGCCGCCTCGCCAGCCAGACCGCTCAGCTGCTGCGCGGCAAGCACAAGGCGACCTTCGCCCCGCACGTCGATGGTGGTGACTTCGTCATCATCATCAACGCCGACAAGGTCGCCCTCACCGGCGCCAAGCTCGAGCAGAAGCGGGCCTACCGTCACTCCGGCCACCCCGGTGGTCTGAAGTCGACGAGCTACACCCAGCTCCTCGAGGAGAACCCGGAGAAGGCCATCGAGAAGGCGGTCCGCGGCATGCTGCCCAAGACCAGCCTCGGGCGTCAGCAGCTCGGCAAGCTCAAGGTCTACACCGGCCCGGAGCACCCGCACGCCGCCCAGCAGCCCACCCCGTACACGATCTCCCAGGTCGCGCAGTAA
- the rpsI gene encoding 30S ribosomal protein S9, translating into MPETTETTITDDEGTEELSSYTSESSGPVGDAEPARRPSASAPGSGTGRRKQAIARVRIVPGTGEWKINGRTLEEYFPNKVHQQIVAEPLTLLELDGAYDVIVRVSGGGPSGQAGAVRLGVARSLNGVDEELNRPALKKAGFLTRDARVPERKKAGLKKARKAPQYSKR; encoded by the coding sequence GTGCCTGAGACCACCGAGACCACCATCACCGACGACGAGGGCACCGAGGAGCTGTCGTCGTACACCTCCGAGTCCTCCGGCCCGGTCGGTGACGCCGAGCCGGCGCGCCGCCCGTCCGCCTCGGCCCCGGGCTCCGGCACCGGCCGCCGCAAGCAGGCCATCGCCCGCGTCCGGATCGTCCCGGGCACCGGCGAGTGGAAGATCAACGGTCGGACCCTCGAGGAGTACTTCCCGAACAAGGTCCACCAGCAGATCGTCGCCGAGCCGCTCACCCTGCTCGAGCTGGACGGCGCCTACGACGTGATCGTCCGGGTCAGCGGCGGTGGCCCCTCCGGCCAGGCCGGCGCGGTCCGCCTCGGCGTCGCCCGCAGCCTCAACGGCGTCGACGAGGAGCTGAACCGCCCGGCGCTGAAGAAGGCCGGCTTCCTCACGCGGGACGCCCGCGTCCCCGAGCGCAAGAAGGCCGGTCTCAAGAAGGCCCGCAAGGCGCCGCAGTACAGCAAGCGCTGA
- the truA gene encoding tRNA pseudouridine(38-40) synthase TruA, producing MQPVPETTRVRLDLGYDGTDFSGWAAQPDRRTVQGELTEALRTVTRTSELAVTVAGRTDAGVHARGQVCHVDLPTPVWEALPGRSGREPGVALVARLNGTLPGDIRVAAAAAAPPAFDARFAATSRRYRYVIGDDGWRADALRRREVVRLGGLLDVAAMDQAAGRLVGLADFAAFCKRREGATTVRTLLSYGWSREDDGLVVGSVVADAFCHSMVRALVGALVPVGLGREDLGWPREVLLAGVRDPRVKVMPAHGLSLEEVTYPPAGELAARADEARNRRSLPGD from the coding sequence ATGCAGCCGGTGCCCGAGACGACGCGCGTCCGGCTCGACCTCGGCTACGACGGCACCGACTTCTCCGGGTGGGCCGCCCAGCCCGACCGGCGCACCGTCCAGGGCGAGCTCACCGAGGCGCTGCGCACCGTCACCCGCACCAGCGAGCTGGCTGTCACCGTCGCCGGGCGCACCGACGCGGGTGTGCACGCCCGCGGCCAGGTCTGCCACGTCGACCTGCCGACCCCCGTCTGGGAGGCGCTGCCCGGTCGCTCCGGCCGCGAGCCGGGAGTTGCCCTGGTCGCTCGCCTCAACGGCACCCTCCCCGGCGACATCCGCGTCGCGGCTGCCGCGGCTGCTCCGCCCGCGTTCGACGCCCGCTTCGCCGCGACCTCGCGCCGCTACCGCTACGTCATCGGGGACGACGGGTGGCGGGCCGACGCGCTGCGACGCCGTGAGGTCGTCCGGCTCGGCGGGCTTCTCGACGTGGCCGCCATGGACCAGGCAGCCGGCCGCCTCGTCGGGCTCGCCGACTTCGCCGCCTTCTGCAAGCGCCGGGAGGGGGCCACGACGGTCCGCACCCTGCTCTCCTACGGGTGGTCCCGCGAGGACGACGGCCTCGTGGTCGGGTCCGTGGTGGCTGACGCCTTCTGCCACTCGATGGTCCGGGCCCTCGTCGGCGCGCTCGTCCCGGTCGGCCTCGGTCGCGAAGACCTGGGGTGGCCGCGCGAGGTGCTGCTCGCCGGGGTGCGCGACCCCCGGGTGAAGGTCATGCCCGCCCACGGGCTGAGCCTGGAGGAGGTCACCTACCCGCCGGCCGGAGAGCTGGCCGCCCGCGCCGACGAGGCGCGCAATCGGCGCTCGCTGCCGGGAGACTGA